GTTGTTTGTAATGCTTGTTGGAATAATTGTAATACTGATCTGTGTAAATCTTAGTaattattgttttaaaatgGTAAGTCCTTTAGGTAAAATTGTTTGTACTAATCTCAAACAAAGACTTTTAAACCAGACAAATCAAAAGCCCAGAAGGGCCCAGACTGAAGACAAGCACTGTGCCAGCTCTATCCAGGAATAGCTGGAATGTGTTGACTTCAGATAAGAACCTGAGGAATGGTGCATGCTTAAGAGGGGAGTTATTCAGCAGATACTGTGAGAAAGATTTCCTTACTTCATCAATCGACCCCTAAGAAGACCCCTACCAAGCAGAATGCTCATGAGCAAGGAAATCCCACCCATTCCAAGAACTCATTACCATAcccctgccttctatttagcataagcctgtttatgtaGAGAAAGTAGCTATATAAGATTGAAGAAGCTTTTGGAGTTGCTGCTGTGAGGTCGAGCATTTTGAtttgctcccccagcccagcgctgtttgcttgcttttattccttataaaattttaaaagagatttttttgtgAGCACATCTACAACATCCCTGCTGAGCCTTTCAGCCCTACCAAGGGCAAGGGTTCAGGGCTTGGCCCTTTCTATTGatgaaacacctccagcttTGCTCAGCATCAGAGCCAActtcctctgcttgtcctgaccTCTCATCACTACCTTCAGTTCTCTGCTCTAAACACAGTCTGGAGACACTTTCCAGTAGTGTCCTCACTGGGACCCAGCAACACTACAAGAAACTCCAGAGTCTGAATGTAACTTTGACTTTTTGAGAggtttcatcatcttcctctcagGCTCTGATGTTTACATGGCACCCAAGCCACCAGAGGGATCATTACATGCCTTGGGTtggtcctctgctgctcagctgggctgagctccatggctggagggagctgctgtcaagcagatggcagagaaaagagagagctctggccaggagcagctcctctgcaagcacagcagggctgagggcactgccagggaaTCTCAGGGAgatgaaggcagcagagagagcttcAATGTGGCCAGAAGGATGACTGAGAGCTcacaggagaaggagaagtCACTGCAGTCACTGACACAGTGAGTCTGTGGGTGCAGGGCAGTGCAGGTGCAGGTCCTGGAGGCATCTCCTaaagctggcacagccacagctgattAGGGATGTAAGAAAATCTTCCCATCCAGAGGCTCTTTTCAGGCCACTGTGAAGAGCTGTGGAGCACTtgggtgcaggcaggggtgggcagggctgtccttcagagcaggctccctgcagcccaggggctgtgtgctggggcagggactctgctgcctgccagcctcagctctcagcctgcccagggagctccACACACTACCGTGGGGAGAAGCTGTGAGTGGCAGGAgacagctctggcagggcagggcagggcaggacagggcagggcagggtccttgtgctgtgcagagggagctgcattgggcagagctgctcaaagTTCTAGCTCCCCTCTGGGCATTTCTGAGGAGGCTTTCCAGAAGAACATCAAGACAGAATTttcctggaagggaaggagtcTTGGCTTTGAATTTTAATCACCTTGGTGTGCTAGGTGGGCAGTGTGAGACTagaatttatttctcttctctgcagaaGACTCTCAGACCAAAGCCCTAATTAGCCCTTGTCCGAGCTGCTCCTGAGCCCCTCCACACTCAtctacctggctgccctgctgggcaatgGCCTCATCATCAGCACCTGATGATGGTGGtagcctctgaccaccacctccacacccccatgtacttcttcctcctcaacctctccatCCTTGACCTGGGTGCCATTTCTACCACAATTCCCAAGTCCATGGATAATTCCCTGAAGAACACCAAGGACATCTCCTATGCAGGATGCATTGCTcaggtctttttctttctttcctttatcaCAGCAGAGTATTTTCTCCTCACCATCATGTCCTACGATCGCTACATTGCCATCTGCAGACCCCTGCACTTTGAGACCCTCCTGagcagcagagtttgtgtccacctggcagcagctgcctgggcctcTGGGGCTCTcaatgctctgctgcacacagctgctaCATTTTCCCtacccctctgccagggcaatgctgtgcaccagttcttctgtgaaatcccccagatcctcaagctctcctgctccacatccTACCTCAGGGAACTTTGGCTTTTTGTGTTCACTTCCTGTTTAGcatttgtctgttttgtgttcATTGTGGTGTCCTATGTGCAGAtcttcagggcagtgctgaggatcccctctcagcagggatgccacaaagcctttgccacctgcctgcctcacctggctgtgctctcccTGTTTGTCACCACTGCCATCTTTGTCAACCTGAAGCCGTCTTccatctcctccccatccctggacctgGCGGTGTCAGTTCTGTACTCAGTGGTGCCTTCAGCAGTGAACCCTCTCATCTACAGCTTTAggaaccaggagctgaaggctgccctgagcaaactgatccctggctgctttcagaagcaataaactgtttgtcttctcctgcagagcagttctgatgtTACTCAGTGCAGGCCCAATGTGACTTTCTCtagttttttcctgtttgtggtAGAATTTTGAAATTTGTATCATTGTCATTCCCTTTCTAATTCactctctgtttttcttttctgaccAAGAGTTTATGTTGGAGAAGCTGTGCTCCTTGTTGGCTTGAATACAGTAAAGGACCTttcagtatctttttttttttttttttttttttaaattcttcctcCAATCTTTCTCTGGAACTTCAGGGACAATTCCTCAGTACAGTTTTGGTCACTCATTGcaggcccagcctggctgcttgagttttgctttttgtgCTTGATTGTTACTTTTGGTATCTGAGAATTGATGttggaggagctgtgctccttgttagtttaaacaaaataaaggaCCTTTCAGTaccatttttgttttcctgagatCCTTGCTTGAAGAATTTTCTGGAGCTTCAGGGTCATGTCATCTATGCAGAGGTGGAGGGGCAAagagtcccagcacagcagcactgccagggagcagcagtACTTCCTGGACCCCTGGTTCTAGTATAAACTGATCCTCTGACTCTCTCCCATACCACCTCCATCCATCCCAGCACAAATTTAACACCCTGACCCCTCCCAGTACAGAGTGGTCACATCCCAGTACAAACTGCAGACCCTGATCCCATCCCACTACAGACTGGGCCCCATCTCAGTCCAAGCATGGTTCATTTAAGCCCTCCACATACAAACCTGGCTTTGTCCCAAACTAAATTGATCCTCCTGATGTCATCCCAGCATAGTTTGAGAGACATCCCAGAACAAACTGGAAAACCTGTCCTAGTATCAACTGAATCtcccccagtgctgagtagataTTCTGAACCCACTCCCAGTACAGAGTGTGCTCCTTCCCAGTAAAAACTGCATAATTTGACCTGCTCCCAGtacagctgtggcctcctcccAGAACAAACTGGATCATCTTGCCTTCTCCCACTTCTGCCTCTGTCCCACCCCAGTACAAAATGCATCTCCAGGCCTCTGCTAGCACTGACTGCATCCATTCCGGTACAAACTGGACACCTTCTTGCCCTCCCAGTACTGTCTGAGCACTGTCCTTGTCCAAACAGGGGCCTTTTAACCCTTCCAAGTACACATTAGGCCTTGTCACAAAACAAGCTGGATTCCTTTATCCCTtcccagtacaggctgggcaaGGCTTATTGGCAATTACTCCCTTGGTCCCCTCTCAGTACAGACCAGACCCCCATCCAGTACAACTGGGATCCCCTGGCTCCATTCCAGTACACTCTGGCCTTTATTCCATTACAAACTTGATCCTTTCAACCCCTCCCAGGACAGACCTGGCCCAGTGTCAGTACAAACTGGATCTCCTGAACTGCCCCCAcccctgcagagatgtggtcaTGTCCCATTAGTAACAGGATCATTTCAATATCTCTCAGTACAGCCTGAGGCCCATCCCAATCCCAAGGTACCAATCACATCCCCTAGAAATCCTGATTCCATCCCAGTGCAGACTGGGCCCCAtctagcacaggctgcccaggggggttgtggagtctccttctctggagatattcaaagcttgcctggatgtgttcctgtgtgatctgctctaggtgattctggtctggcagggggagttggactggatgagcttttgaggtcacttccaacatGTAATACTCTGTGATTATGTGGTTGTCCTCCGTGTGCAAACTGAATCTGTTTAGCATCTCTCCCCAAGTAAAGACTGGGTGAGTCCTGGGATAAACTGAATCCCTTGGTCCCCTCCTAGAAGAGACATGGCCTCATTCCAGCACAAACTCGATCAGCTTGCTCCATCCCAGTACACACTGGggcctgctgcagcacaaagtacattctctgcttccctccactACCTACTGCATCCTTTCACATGTAAGCTGGATACTCTGATTCCATCTCAACATAGTCTGGACACCATCCCTGTCCAAACTGGGTCACATTTACATCTCCAACTAGAAACTGGGCCTTGTCCCAGTATAAACTGCTTCCCCTTATCTCATCCcatgtcatggtagggccatgacatggcccagtacaaacccagacaggccttaagatgtctagacaaggtccctttctctcccctccttcctgcagaaagacagggcagcGTGGGgtaaagaacaaaggggacaggacccctgcctgtctggtaaacaagatgtttacctgggataagagcacgtaactgaccactgctccctgtgatggtttgaaactgtctttttaatttttccttgcaaagttcagaacagagaaagtgaaagaatgtaaataagtcactattgggtgtaagaaggcaaaataacgattgttctaaacacttccattggatagatagaaatgtttaagaactattacccaaaacaaagtaggcattctgcacattctgcgttcggcagtgggggcagttgctgggctgtctggctgctgtttcttcttctcttctggctgaagataacacactgaccttggcagctaagttaacaactttctgcttaactaactctgcttctctgtccaggggggtctgggggggaagctcttgggagagagagaggcccctttgggagggtccccttggggggaagcaaagggagattggttgtgctttttctgttgattgtatatatttgtgaatgtcgtgaattttgtatatttgtacatattcattgcatttcattgtagattttagactctgcttgtaaatacagcttttcatttgcttccagactgggctagcctggttattgtcggtgggggggaatttcagctcacaccgacacactcccctagaaacaaggtctttgtttctgccatttatggtcatagcctggcagaacaccttgcCATTGGGCAgttacacgttagcttcagtgccccattggaccagtCGATCTCTGGAAagttgtatatatatatacatatatgtgtgtgtatatatatatatatatatatatatatatataggctgGCTTGgtagttgcctttgccttgctttcaagcctacttggagccgtcttgtagaagctgcctcatgttgccctgcctgcctcaagtgcctggtccagagcctgggatatagcCAAAAGCTATACCCAtacaagccggagaagccacgagcctagaagATGGttctgcctagcctgcttccccttgccaccagactcGTGCCGTGCCTCAATTTCCTCAGGAACCAAGCCAGCACCCGTCTCAAAGAGCGTCATTAACTGCCTATGTCCGCtgcagccagaccagcctgggaccaggcAGTGAACTCTCCTTGCCGGCAGCCTGCCATGCCAGCACCATACAAGAGCGTCCCGAAGCTTCACAGCTCAcataacacagcagcagcagcattccccaCATGGGTAggaccagctgtgagtaattaattcactgccctttgggtctAAAGGTTCTCACCGAGTCTCCCCCCGCTTTAATCGAGTGCTGTCTGCTcccagggaccttctctttccaagttattgcctcctaatttgcatagaatagtttgtatttgccctgcTTATTCCCATATAAGGCTGCACTTTCCCATTGTAAATCGATATTCCAACCCTACAAGGATCCTATtgaatgagttttggcaattttcattaattaagggttactaatatttcattaatacccgtttgccatattgtttatcattattgtaagggtaattaataatcccCTTTACAACATCCCAGCACAGATTAGGCCCTGTCCAAATATGAGCTGGTGGCTCTGATACCATCCCAGTATAGACTGGGCCCCATTCCAGTCCAGACAAGTCCCTTGAAGCCCTCCAGGTACTGACTTGGCCTTGTCCCAGTACAAACTACTTCTCCTGATCCCATCCCAGTGTAGTGTGAGACCTGTCAGAACAAACCGGATCCAATGGCATcacccagtgcagagtagacACCACTGGATCTATTCATCTCCTCCCAGTACAGACATGGTTTTGTCCTAGGGCAAAGATGGCCTGGGCCTGGCCCCTTCCCTCTTTCAAATGTATCTCTCCCAGTGtaaacagtatcacagtctcacagtatatcagaggttggaagggacctcaagagatcatcaggtccaacccccctgccagagcaggatcacttagggtagtctgcacaggaatgcatccaggtggggtttgtaagtctccagagaaggagactccacaacccccctgggaagactgttccagtgctccatcaccctcactgcaaagaagtttctcctcaatgTTGAGGTGAAAACTTCTATGTtgaagtttgaacccattgttccttgtcttaccactgtgaaccatATACCATTGCCCCCTCCTAGTACTTATCATCACAgccttgcctctcatcctgcttTCACAAGCAGTGCACCAGTGAATCCTCACCTCTCACATCCTGTCCTCCTGCCTTCACAAGCAGTGCAGCAGTGAAGCCTCTCCTCTCacatcctctcctcctgctttcacAAGCAGTGCAGCGGTGAAGCCTCTCCTCTCACATCCTCTCCTGTTGCAAGACGGGGCTGCACACAGACCAATATGATTGGCAGAATCCGTTTATTGATTTCCAAACTCACACTTATATATGCTTACAGTTAATTATGCCTACCAGTCAACTACTGATTGGCTTACAGCTAGATGTCAACCCCACCTCTTGCAGGTTAAACATTCCATTCAGCTTAATCACaacatcctgtttttctcaggccCATTactttccagcttttccctcctctgcccaagGACACTGCAGCCCTGCAAGTTTGCAAGTCACATCGATTCAGCTAAACCCATCTTGTCCTAAGGCGCTGTATATCTTCTTCAGTAAAGTCCATCAGGCCTTCATGTCCTTTCTTTGCCAACCATTCCTCAACAATTCCCCCGTTGTTTTTAAGGGCAACAAAATTCTGTGTTATTTTACCAACTAGTTTCATTATACATTGATACACAATTCTTAAACATATTAATACAATAAAATTATTAACAACAACCTACAACCTTCCTTAAAAAGTGGTAACAGCCATCCTGACCAAGATCCAAACCAAGATGATAACCATGAGTCCCAAGGACTATCATTCTTCTTGAGTTTTTTAAATCCATCCTCTAAAGTTTGTAAACTACGATAG
The window above is part of the Indicator indicator isolate 239-I01 chromosome 6, UM_Iind_1.1, whole genome shotgun sequence genome. Proteins encoded here:
- the LOC128967492 gene encoding olfactory receptor 14J1-like, whose protein sequence is MSYDRYIAICRPLHFETLLSSRVCVHLAAAAWASGALNALLHTAATFSLPLCQGNAVHQFFCEIPQILKLSCSTSYLRELWLFVFTSCLAFVCFVFIVVSYVQIFRAVLRIPSQQGCHKAFATCLPHLAVLSLFVTTAIFVNLKPSSISSPSLDLAVSVLYSVVPSAVNPLIYSFRNQELKPDQPGTRQ